The genomic DNA AAAGGAGGTTATTCCCCCGCACGAATTTAAGCTTCGGCTTTTGGCGGACCTTGGAACTGTCCCTATTTCGGTTGAGAGTTTACTGAGTCAATACGATTGCCCGCTGCCGCATCTTTTGGGTATTTTGACAGAACTTGAAATGAATGGTCAGATTCAATGGCATTCTGGGAGCATGATTTCTTTGGTTCAGGACCTGTCCCCAGGTTGACGGGCCCAAGCAGTGATGATTCCTGCCATAGTAAACAGGATGATATTATCGTTCAGATCGCCTGATTTTAGGGCATTGAGTGTGGCAAAGAAAAGCAGAATGACGCAGGATATCGATAAAGAGGATTGATGTTTTGGTGCAAATGAGATGGTTTTTAAGACCGAAATCCCAAATGCCAGCCCCAAAATGCCGCCGATAATGCCCGTTTCAGCCAAAACTTCCAGTGCAATGTTATGGGGATGTTGCCATGGCAGATCGCCCAAATTGCGATAGATTGGCCACCCCCCTAGCCCTAATCCTATAAATGGGTGTTCGGTGAAGGCCAAAAGGGCGGAACGATAATAGTCAAATCGTGTAGACAGCGGTTCATCAGCGTGTGTCGGGTCAAATACGGGTAAAAAGCGGATCCAGAATTGACATAATTCCGTTTGAGAAAGCCAGCTAAACAGGATGTAAGTCACAATTGATATCGCCAGAAAATGAAATAAATGACGGCGATATAGGGGGCTGTCGGGGCCCACAACCCCATTGCCATAAAAAAGAACCAGAGACAAAAATGCCGCCAGGACAGGGCCGCGTCCACCCAAATGAAATTGGATGGTGCAAAATGTCCCACACAGGAACATTAATATCCAATACAGGGGGTGGCGACCTTGTCTCAGCTGAAAAAAAGACATCACCATCAGCAACAAAAATCCAATTCCGATAGTCTGCCCTGCAACCAAATAGTTATTTCCCAGCACATCCCCCATTTTTCCGTGCGTTAAAAACGACAGTCGATAGGCTTCCCCCTGTACAAAAAATGAAAACAGGATAATGATCCAAAGGAAACGTTCCAACCGCTTTGGATCGCGGCCGGTGATCAGATGGCCAATAAAAAAAGCAGGTAGCGTATAGACCAAAAAACAAAGAGCTTTGCTGGTTGTGTAAAAGGAGGATGGCGCCCAAATTGTGCTGAGGATGATCCATGTGCTAAAAAGCAAAAAGGTAACCGTGCTTTGGTTGAAAAATTTTCCTTTGGTCGTTTTCCGGTAAAGAATAGCAGTATAGGGGATCAAGATTACAGCTAACAAAAGCGTTACATCGGGGGATAAAAAAACAGAGTGCGCATTCTTATATTGCGATGAAAACAAGAATAAAATGAAAAGGATTTCAATCACTGTATTTGCCGATAAGCGTTTTTTCTGGATTGCAATGGCGCAAAAATAGCCACGACAATCCAGGATAAGTATTGAGGTTATACTAGGAAAGGCGACTCAATCTTGTGAGGGGCTTCATAACAGTTTCTTTTAGCCAATCTTTGACCGCCCGAAGTACACCAAGCTCCTGTTGGGCGTTTCTATAAGCCTGAAGAGCCACCTGGTTCTTTCTATGATAGTCACTGAGTTTCTTTGCTTGTTCCACTTCGTTTTCTTCTGAAGCGGCCGAATCATAGTCCGCGTTGATTAAATGCAATCGTAAGGAAGCCTGCTGAACGGCCGCGTTGGCTCCGTCATAGAAAATTGGAAAATTTTTAAACCAATCATTGAGTGTCCTTTGTGTGTCCCCTAGATCTTCGCTACATATGGCACCTCTTAAGATTGATTTGATTGCTTCTTTTTGGCTTGATTGGGGTAGTCTTGTATCTATATTAACAAAATCAAAGAACAATGTTGATGTTAATTTTTCGAATCCGGTGGTGTAACTTACCAAAGATTCGTCCACAAATCGTTGTTGATACATAGGCTGCTGATGCATATAAGGCATCTGGGCTGCCATTTGAGCCGGCAGATTGCTTGGCATAAACAAATGCCAGGGAATGATGGTGTCGGCAATATTTTTAATCACTTGAATGTTTTTGGCTGCGCCTGAATAAAAATTATGAATCTTGTTGGATTCTGCTTGTTTTATTTCAAGGAATTTTTGTCGTGTTTGCGCTGTTTCCAGGAACATCGCAGCCTTATTCATTATGCATTGCTGGTCAAGGCAGGTCCCCCTTTGATCCGTTGGCACCGAACCAATCAGACGAGCAGATCCATCTGTTTGATAGGTTCTTTTGAATTGTGATTGCAAGATGTCAAGTGCTGATTGCTTTCCAGCGATATCATTGTTGAGTTTATTAATTTCTGCCCGGGCCGCATAACATTCCCCAAGGGACCGTGCGGCTATTGCTTCAAAAACCGAATTGAGGGAGCTTATCGTCAAGGGTTCGGATGAATAAGAATCCAAAGATCCTCCATGGGCGACAAGGCTTGTTGATGTGAGGGATGAATTTAAGGTTCCTTTGTGTTCTGCATCCTCTAGAGAGGCTGCTGCTGATGTGCTAGCGCCGTAAGCAATCGGCATCATCTTTGAAATCAAAGAAATACCCATCAAAAGAAAAAGAG from Alphaproteobacteria bacterium includes the following:
- a CDS encoding O-antigen ligase family protein, which codes for MIEILFILFLFSSQYKNAHSVFLSPDVTLLLAVILIPYTAILYRKTTKGKFFNQSTVTFLLFSTWIILSTIWAPSSFYTTSKALCFLVYTLPAFFIGHLITGRDPKRLERFLWIIILFSFFVQGEAYRLSFLTHGKMGDVLGNNYLVAGQTIGIGFLLLMVMSFFQLRQGRHPLYWILMFLCGTFCTIQFHLGGRGPVLAAFLSLVLFYGNGVVGPDSPLYRRHLFHFLAISIVTYILFSWLSQTELCQFWIRFLPVFDPTHADEPLSTRFDYYRSALLAFTEHPFIGLGLGGWPIYRNLGDLPWQHPHNIALEVLAETGIIGGILGLAFGISVLKTISFAPKHQSSLSISCVILLFFATLNALKSGDLNDNIILFTMAGIITAWARQPGDRS